One segment of Streptomyces sp. NBC_00576 DNA contains the following:
- a CDS encoding aminoglycoside phosphotransferase family protein: protein MTAAEIEITADLVRDLLQEQHPDLAELAIREVAGGWGNQMWRLGDELAVRMQRMDPTPELQLKERRWLPVLAPRLPLPVPTPVRFGEPSERFPKHWTVMTWVPGEPLDHGSISRGAHAADTLAGFLRALHVEAPAEAPISSDFGAHPKKCTDGFDYFFEAVVPGGIANEVRAVWDDSVAAPEWEGPPVWVHGDLHPANVVVSDGTLSGIVDFGAMFAGDPAWDLAAAWVLLPAGTASRFFDMYAHADEAAIRRARGLAAMKSLFLMLMGQNGERGLPGGKPTWGPAGRAALDRVLTSDLRWPSPA, encoded by the coding sequence ATGACCGCAGCCGAGATCGAGATCACCGCAGACCTGGTCCGCGACCTGCTGCAGGAGCAACATCCAGACCTTGCAGAGCTGGCCATCCGCGAGGTGGCGGGCGGCTGGGGCAACCAGATGTGGCGCCTCGGGGACGAGTTGGCCGTGCGCATGCAGCGCATGGACCCCACCCCGGAGCTCCAGCTCAAGGAGCGGCGGTGGCTGCCCGTGCTGGCCCCGCGCCTGCCGCTCCCGGTGCCGACCCCGGTGCGGTTCGGCGAACCGTCCGAGCGCTTCCCCAAGCACTGGACCGTCATGACGTGGGTTCCCGGCGAGCCGCTGGACCACGGCTCGATCAGCCGCGGCGCCCACGCGGCCGACACACTGGCGGGCTTCCTCAGGGCTCTCCACGTGGAGGCGCCCGCCGAGGCGCCGATCAGCTCGGACTTCGGCGCTCACCCCAAGAAGTGCACGGACGGCTTCGACTACTTCTTTGAAGCCGTGGTCCCCGGCGGCATTGCCAACGAGGTCCGGGCCGTCTGGGACGATTCCGTTGCGGCCCCCGAGTGGGAGGGCCCGCCGGTGTGGGTGCACGGTGACCTTCATCCCGCGAACGTCGTCGTCTCGGACGGAACACTCTCGGGCATCGTCGACTTCGGTGCCATGTTCGCTGGCGATCCGGCATGGGATCTCGCCGCCGCATGGGTGCTGCTCCCCGCGGGCACAGCCTCGCGGTTCTTCGACATGTACGCGCATGCGGACGAGGCGGCGATCCGGCGCGCCCGCGGGCTGGCCGCTATGAAGAGCCTCTTCCTTATGCTCATGGGGCAGAACGGGGAGCGGGGCCTTCCTGGCGGCAAGCCGACCTGGGGGCCCGCAGGCCGGGCGGCGCTCGATCGTGTTCTGACATCCGACTTGCGCTGGCCCTCTCCCGCATAG
- a CDS encoding ThuA domain-containing protein, whose product MRLRELSARSRASSGRGRRRAWAATVAASVVTAGLLSGPAASARPAPEPSVTTMSVKSPPGGSGVRVLVFHGSAAAGDESPVVNAGIEAIERIGLSGPAEQRFEVEATDDASVFTDGPRLGTFNAVVFLTGGGDVLDPEEEAGLETYMEAGGGFVGIHDAARAEPYSDWFTGLLGARPAADSPTAVQRATVEVGDRRHPATKELPTQWKRPDQWLNWVKNPSGDVHTVARVRESTYKPGASANGWDHPVSWCRDYDGGRSFYTGMGGTVSSYDETDFRSHLRGALLWTTRLAQADCKATINASYKAERLTQPNQPGQSDQIGEPHGLVTAPDGRVFYIGRGGADSSQPVVTDWNNPAIGKGKGQIHVYDPRTKKVTLAGELTVFGNKGGGDELIKVEEGLLGIELDPSFERNGWVYLHYTPHSRINRDTRMAERYVSRFTLDLATNRLDLNSEKVLLKWPVQIHSCCHSGGGMAWDSKDNLYIATGDNNSSQFSDGYSGNNPQPAYKGVSFADARRTAGNTNNLNGKILRIHPESDGTYTLPSGNLFTGRETEEGGGRTRGEIYVMGVRNPARISVDKATDTLYAGWVGPDASAPSTTWGPAKYDTFAAITRAGNRGWPYCMGNKQPYRDRNLPDPSKPLGWYDCDHPKNESPNNDGLVNLPPVTGNNIWYSPQGGAPDFPRDANGIPSYKQAESSYLLPWLKGGGQAAMNGPVYRYDAASASTTKWPAYWDGKWFVGDFYDADQPRNAVLTDLKTQGDGGLPIHAESLKKIVPIGNDGIKNLMDWKFGPDGSLYVLDYGRGFFTSDAKSALWRVTYTGGGPTPAVGDLARGAE is encoded by the coding sequence ATGCGTTTACGGGAGTTGAGCGCGAGGAGCAGAGCAAGCAGCGGGCGCGGACGGAGACGGGCCTGGGCAGCCACCGTTGCCGCATCGGTCGTCACCGCCGGGCTGCTGTCGGGGCCCGCGGCGAGCGCGCGGCCGGCTCCCGAACCGTCGGTGACAACGATGTCCGTCAAATCGCCGCCCGGCGGCAGTGGCGTGCGCGTACTGGTCTTCCACGGTTCGGCGGCGGCCGGGGACGAGTCGCCGGTCGTCAACGCCGGGATCGAGGCGATCGAGCGGATCGGGCTGTCCGGCCCGGCGGAACAGCGCTTCGAGGTCGAGGCGACGGACGACGCCTCCGTGTTCACGGACGGGCCCCGGCTCGGGACCTTCAACGCGGTCGTCTTCCTGACCGGCGGCGGTGATGTCCTCGACCCCGAGGAGGAAGCCGGGCTGGAGACGTACATGGAGGCCGGCGGTGGTTTCGTCGGCATCCATGACGCGGCCCGGGCGGAACCGTACTCCGACTGGTTCACCGGCCTGTTGGGCGCCCGACCGGCGGCCGACAGCCCAACAGCCGTACAGCGAGCGACCGTTGAGGTCGGCGACCGGCGGCATCCGGCGACCAAGGAGCTGCCGACGCAGTGGAAGCGGCCGGACCAGTGGCTGAACTGGGTGAAGAACCCCTCCGGCGATGTGCACACCGTGGCCCGGGTGCGCGAGTCGACGTACAAGCCCGGCGCGAGCGCCAACGGCTGGGATCACCCGGTGAGTTGGTGCCGCGACTACGACGGCGGACGTTCCTTCTACACCGGTATGGGCGGCACGGTGTCGTCGTACGACGAGACGGACTTCCGCAGCCATCTGCGCGGGGCGCTGCTGTGGACGACCCGGCTGGCACAGGCCGACTGCAAGGCCACCATCAACGCCAGTTACAAGGCGGAGCGTCTGACGCAGCCCAACCAGCCGGGGCAGAGCGACCAGATCGGTGAGCCGCACGGGCTGGTGACCGCGCCCGACGGACGCGTGTTCTACATCGGCCGGGGCGGCGCCGACTCCTCCCAGCCGGTGGTGACCGACTGGAACAACCCGGCCATCGGCAAGGGCAAGGGCCAGATCCACGTCTACGACCCGCGGACCAAGAAGGTCACTCTGGCGGGCGAGTTGACCGTCTTCGGCAACAAGGGGGGCGGGGACGAGCTGATCAAGGTCGAGGAGGGGCTGCTCGGCATCGAGCTCGATCCGTCCTTCGAGCGCAACGGCTGGGTGTATCTCCACTACACGCCCCACTCGCGGATCAACCGCGACACCAGGATGGCCGAGCGGTACGTCTCCCGCTTCACCCTCGACCTCGCCACCAACCGGCTCGACCTGAACAGCGAGAAGGTGCTGCTCAAGTGGCCGGTGCAGATCCACAGTTGCTGTCACTCGGGCGGCGGGATGGCCTGGGACTCAAAGGACAACCTGTACATCGCCACCGGTGACAACAACTCCAGCCAGTTCAGCGACGGTTACTCCGGCAACAACCCCCAACCTGCCTACAAGGGCGTGTCGTTCGCCGACGCCCGGCGCACCGCCGGCAACACCAACAACCTCAATGGCAAGATCCTGCGCATCCATCCGGAGTCCGACGGCACGTACACGCTCCCCTCGGGCAACCTCTTCACGGGCCGGGAGACCGAAGAGGGCGGCGGCAGGACTCGCGGCGAGATCTATGTGATGGGGGTCAGGAACCCGGCCCGCATCTCCGTCGACAAAGCGACCGACACCTTGTACGCGGGCTGGGTCGGCCCGGACGCGAGCGCGCCCTCCACGACCTGGGGTCCGGCGAAGTACGACACGTTCGCCGCCATCACCCGGGCAGGGAACCGGGGTTGGCCGTACTGCATGGGCAACAAGCAGCCCTATCGGGACCGTAATCTGCCCGATCCGTCGAAGCCGCTGGGCTGGTACGACTGCGACCACCCGAAGAACGAGTCGCCGAACAACGACGGCCTGGTCAACCTGCCGCCCGTCACCGGCAACAACATCTGGTACTCGCCCCAGGGCGGTGCCCCCGACTTCCCGCGCGACGCGAACGGCATCCCGTCCTACAAGCAGGCGGAGAGCTCGTACTTGCTGCCGTGGCTGAAGGGCGGCGGCCAGGCAGCGATGAACGGGCCGGTGTACCGCTACGACGCGGCGAGCGCGAGCACCACCAAGTGGCCGGCCTACTGGGACGGCAAGTGGTTCGTGGGCGACTTCTACGACGCCGACCAGCCGCGCAACGCGGTACTGACCGACCTGAAGACCCAGGGCGACGGCGGACTGCCCATCCACGCCGAGTCGTTGAAGAAGATCGTGCCGATCGGGAACGACGGCATCAAGAACCTCATGGACTGGAAGTTCGGTCCCGACGGCTCGCTCTATGTCCTCGACTACGGCCGGGGCTTCTTCACCTCGGACGCCAAGTCGGCGCTGTGGCGGGTCACTTACACCGGCGGCGGCCCCACGCCCGCGGTCGGCGATCTCGCGAGGGGAGCGGAGTAG
- a CDS encoding DinB family protein encodes MIEPNPKADLLRYLQEARGALLWKLDGLSEYDIRRPLTPTGTNLLGLVKHVASVELGYFGDTFGRPFFNEEPPPWWYTEDAEPESDMWASVDESREEIVGLYHQAWGHSNSTIATLTLDAIGHVPWWPEERQEVTLHHILVRVISETQRHAGHADIVRELIDGSVGYLQGKDNMPPGDQAWREGYWSRLERVAREAGNG; translated from the coding sequence ATGATCGAACCGAACCCGAAAGCGGACCTTCTCCGATATCTGCAAGAGGCGCGTGGCGCCCTGTTGTGGAAGCTCGATGGGCTCTCGGAGTACGACATCCGGCGCCCCCTGACCCCCACGGGCACGAACCTGTTGGGGCTGGTCAAACATGTCGCCAGCGTGGAGCTTGGGTACTTCGGCGACACGTTCGGGCGGCCGTTCTTCAATGAAGAGCCGCCGCCCTGGTGGTATACGGAGGATGCAGAACCCGAATCAGACATGTGGGCCTCTGTAGACGAGTCGCGCGAAGAGATCGTGGGGCTGTATCACCAGGCGTGGGGGCACTCCAACAGCACGATCGCGACGCTGACGCTTGACGCGATCGGTCACGTCCCGTGGTGGCCGGAGGAACGCCAAGAGGTGACACTGCACCACATCCTGGTACGCGTGATATCCGAAACACAGCGGCACGCCGGCCACGCCGACATCGTGCGGGAACTCATTGACGGATCCGTCGGGTATTTGCAGGGCAAGGACAACATGCCACCAGGTGATCAGGCATGGCGGGAGGGCTACTGGAGCCGTCTGGAGCGTGTGGCGCGGGAAGCCGGTAACGGCTGA
- a CDS encoding OmpL47-type beta-barrel domain-containing protein — protein MVLGLTSAAGARTAAEPATAPTAAAQVLTWTAGDDITKYASVPATAVAGATTIVFENSAATGNTMGMPHTLTFDVSDPEYNNDVPLNILANPNDDQGGRHTAEVTLTPGRYRYYCTIPGHGQMQGILVVTEGGGADTTAPETSANVTGAQNSQGQYVGSASVAIGASDEGSGVDRVEYAIGTDGAWQAYTAPVVIDQIGSHSVRYRAFDKAGNAAAEKSVAFTVVPPPTDDKAPPETSATVSGEQDPAGAYLDMATVTVSASDTGSGVNTVEYAVDSGSWQPYTGPVMVHLVGSHSVRYRATDKAGNVSAEKSVAFTVVAQPAEDTVPPVTGVTVEGTRNANGAYVNSAKVTVSATDHGGSGVATVEYSLDGGPYLAYSAPVVVDRAGAHTVAYRASDKAGNTSDARSVSLTVVAGGGVPAPNCPEYDERLTVIVGTVDSGVPNRVTNNRCRIGELIEDEREWTSHALFLKHVRTVLDRLFKDGAVDEREDAAIEEAARASGIGKPGQTEGYRTILDGTPASFAKWQQVGGGSFAPNGDGTITSGTTVEGLGMLWFPERKYGDFSLKLQWRDDAPGTGNANSGVFVRFPWVHGHPEEARPEWVAIKYGHEVQVFDRPDGDMYKTGSLYGFDRVGLAGAGVTQKGTWNDYEIRVVDQHYSVFRNGVLLNEFDNTGGQDFTPPRSDDPGTDGRRFASGYIGLQVHGTTDVVSYRDIRIKEL, from the coding sequence ATGGTCCTCGGACTGACGTCGGCGGCAGGGGCACGCACCGCTGCCGAACCCGCCACCGCGCCGACCGCCGCTGCTCAGGTCCTCACCTGGACGGCGGGCGACGACATCACCAAGTACGCCTCCGTACCGGCCACGGCGGTGGCGGGCGCGACGACGATCGTCTTCGAGAACAGTGCGGCGACCGGCAACACCATGGGAATGCCCCACACGTTGACGTTCGACGTCTCCGACCCGGAGTACAACAACGATGTCCCGCTGAACATCCTCGCCAACCCGAACGACGACCAGGGCGGCCGGCACACCGCCGAGGTCACGCTCACCCCCGGCCGCTACCGCTACTACTGCACGATTCCGGGCCACGGTCAGATGCAGGGCATCCTCGTGGTGACGGAGGGCGGCGGCGCCGACACGACGGCCCCGGAGACCTCCGCCAATGTCACCGGTGCGCAGAACTCACAGGGCCAGTACGTCGGTTCGGCGAGTGTGGCGATCGGCGCGAGTGACGAGGGCTCCGGCGTCGACCGGGTCGAGTACGCGATCGGCACCGACGGCGCCTGGCAGGCGTACACCGCACCGGTCGTGATCGACCAGATCGGCAGCCATTCGGTGCGTTACCGGGCGTTCGACAAGGCGGGCAACGCGGCAGCCGAGAAGAGCGTCGCGTTCACGGTGGTTCCGCCGCCGACGGACGACAAGGCACCGCCGGAGACCTCGGCGACGGTGAGCGGCGAGCAGGATCCGGCCGGGGCGTATCTCGACATGGCGACGGTCACCGTCTCCGCCTCGGACACCGGGTCCGGGGTCAACACGGTCGAGTACGCGGTGGACAGCGGGAGTTGGCAGCCGTACACCGGCCCGGTGATGGTGCATCTGGTGGGCAGTCACAGCGTCCGCTACCGCGCCACCGACAAGGCCGGCAACGTCTCCGCCGAGAAGAGCGTCGCGTTCACCGTCGTGGCGCAGCCCGCCGAGGACACCGTCCCGCCCGTGACCGGGGTGACCGTCGAGGGCACCCGGAACGCGAACGGCGCCTACGTCAACAGTGCCAAGGTGACCGTCAGCGCGACGGATCACGGCGGCTCGGGTGTCGCAACGGTCGAGTACTCGCTCGACGGCGGCCCCTATCTGGCGTACAGCGCACCGGTGGTCGTCGACCGGGCGGGCGCGCACACCGTGGCGTACCGGGCGAGCGACAAGGCGGGCAACACCAGCGACGCACGCTCGGTGAGCCTGACGGTCGTGGCGGGCGGCGGGGTTCCGGCGCCCAACTGCCCGGAGTACGACGAGCGGTTGACGGTGATCGTCGGCACGGTCGACTCGGGGGTTCCCAACCGGGTCACCAACAACCGTTGCCGGATAGGAGAGTTGATCGAGGATGAACGGGAGTGGACGTCCCACGCCCTGTTCCTCAAGCACGTACGGACCGTTCTCGACCGGCTGTTCAAGGACGGTGCCGTGGATGAGCGCGAGGACGCGGCGATCGAGGAGGCGGCCCGTGCGTCCGGCATCGGCAAGCCGGGCCAGACCGAGGGGTACCGCACGATCCTCGACGGCACGCCCGCGTCCTTCGCCAAGTGGCAGCAGGTGGGCGGCGGTTCGTTCGCGCCGAACGGCGACGGGACGATCACCAGCGGCACGACGGTCGAGGGCCTGGGCATGCTGTGGTTCCCGGAGCGGAAGTACGGCGACTTCTCGCTGAAGCTCCAGTGGCGCGACGACGCACCGGGCACCGGTAACGCCAACTCCGGTGTGTTCGTGCGCTTCCCGTGGGTCCACGGTCACCCGGAGGAGGCCCGGCCGGAGTGGGTCGCCATCAAGTACGGGCACGAGGTGCAGGTGTTCGACCGGCCCGACGGCGACATGTACAAGACGGGCTCGCTCTACGGATTCGACCGGGTGGGGCTCGCCGGGGCGGGCGTCACGCAGAAGGGCACCTGGAACGACTACGAGATCAGGGTGGTCGACCAGCACTACTCGGTGTTCCGCAACGGCGTGCTGCTCAACGAGTTCGACAACACCGGCGGCCAGGACTTCACCCCGCCGCGCTCGGACGACCCGGGCACGGACGGGCGGCGGTTCGCGTCCGGGTACATCGGGCTGCAGGTGCACGGCACGACCGATGTGGTTTCGTACCGGGACATCCGGATCAAGGAACTGTGA
- a CDS encoding ATP-dependent DNA ligase, with the protein MDLPVMPPVKPMLAKSVAKIPPDMQYEAKWDGFRAIAFRDGAEVEVTSRTTKSLTRYFPELVATLRERLPERCVVDGEIVIALGGRLDFDALTERIHPAESRVRTLAERNPASFVAFDLLALGDESLLDAPLTDRRALLTMALSGVTPPVHVAPATTDIEVAQRWFEQYEGAGLDGIIAKPLTLRYRQDERVMFKVKHERTADVVVAGYRLHKSGPIVGSLLLGLYDARGILQHVGVSAAFPMRRRAELVEELEPLRLADVGEHPWAAWTDEAAHEAARLPGAPSRWSTKKDFSWIPLRPELVAEVAYDHMENGVRFRHTARFRRWRPDRTADSCTYDQLEEPVGYDLAEIFSVK; encoded by the coding sequence ATGGATCTCCCGGTCATGCCCCCCGTGAAACCGATGCTCGCCAAGTCCGTGGCCAAGATCCCCCCGGACATGCAGTACGAGGCGAAGTGGGACGGCTTTCGCGCGATCGCGTTCCGTGACGGCGCCGAGGTCGAGGTCACGAGTCGCACCACCAAGTCGCTGACCAGGTACTTCCCCGAGCTGGTGGCGACACTGCGGGAGCGGTTGCCCGAGCGGTGTGTGGTGGACGGGGAGATCGTGATCGCGCTCGGTGGGCGTCTCGACTTCGACGCGCTGACCGAGCGTATCCACCCCGCCGAGTCCCGGGTGCGGACGCTGGCCGAGCGGAATCCGGCCTCGTTCGTCGCGTTCGATCTGCTGGCGCTGGGCGACGAGTCGCTCCTCGACGCCCCGCTGACCGACCGGCGCGCGCTGCTCACCATGGCGTTGTCGGGCGTAACCCCGCCTGTTCATGTGGCGCCGGCGACCACCGACATCGAGGTGGCGCAGCGGTGGTTCGAGCAGTACGAGGGGGCGGGCCTCGACGGCATCATCGCCAAGCCGCTCACCCTGCGTTACCGGCAGGACGAGCGGGTGATGTTCAAGGTCAAGCACGAGCGGACGGCGGATGTCGTCGTGGCCGGGTATCGGCTGCACAAGAGCGGACCGATCGTGGGCTCGCTCCTGCTCGGGCTGTACGACGCCCGGGGCATCCTCCAGCATGTCGGGGTGAGCGCCGCGTTTCCGATGAGACGGCGGGCCGAACTCGTCGAGGAGCTGGAGCCGCTCCGGCTGGCGGACGTGGGCGAGCATCCGTGGGCCGCCTGGACGGATGAGGCGGCGCACGAGGCGGCGCGGCTGCCGGGGGCGCCTAGCCGGTGGTCGACGAAGAAGGACTTCTCGTGGATCCCGCTGCGGCCCGAGCTGGTGGCGGAGGTGGCGTACGACCACATGGAGAACGGGGTCCGCTTCCGGCACACGGCTCGTTTCCGCCGCTGGCGCCCGGACCGTACGGCCGACAGCTGCACGTACGACCAGCTGGAGGAGCCGGTGGGGTACGACCTCGCGGAGATCTTCTCTGTCAAGTGA
- a CDS encoding GNAT family N-acetyltransferase — protein sequence MEPIRRGDSDDLFEAVVSQDSVMRWLATGRADSRSAAEAMCDDHVAHWTRHGYGDFAVRDAATHAFLGRVGLRNRAQHGVDLGFAVHPRAQGRGIAGEAGGACLDLAFRRLSLPAVFAFVLPGNTASIAVLRRLGAQADGTVQSSGLQCLRYRFTPAATAAAEHVVDDGGANLQLIHAPGPGSPEDKAVRDGLPDPSGVNGFGLVWADKQHTLTAVSEGRPVGSMGWLLRDMAFDGLPRRAAGLGGVLVHPAHRGRGIARTVISVAVEHARAAGAETMVLLCRPDLVPLYTQLGWSRLSVPVTVQQPDGARTSPLTTMIYDLAGLPHPTISVDLWGLPF from the coding sequence ATGGAGCCGATCCGCCGCGGGGACAGCGACGATCTCTTTGAGGCCGTGGTCAGTCAGGACAGCGTCATGCGATGGCTGGCAACCGGCCGGGCGGACAGTCGATCCGCGGCCGAGGCCATGTGCGACGACCACGTCGCCCACTGGACCAGACACGGCTACGGCGACTTCGCGGTCAGGGATGCCGCAACGCACGCGTTTCTCGGCCGGGTGGGACTGCGTAATCGGGCCCAGCACGGAGTTGACCTCGGTTTCGCCGTGCACCCACGGGCCCAAGGCCGTGGGATCGCCGGCGAGGCGGGCGGTGCGTGCCTGGACCTGGCGTTTCGCCGCCTCTCGCTCCCAGCCGTTTTCGCGTTCGTCCTGCCCGGCAATACGGCCTCGATCGCGGTACTGCGCCGCCTGGGCGCCCAGGCGGACGGGACGGTACAGTCCAGTGGCCTGCAGTGTCTGCGCTACCGGTTTACCCCCGCCGCCACAGCCGCTGCGGAGCATGTGGTGGACGACGGTGGCGCGAACCTCCAGCTGATCCATGCGCCGGGCCCCGGTTCTCCGGAGGACAAAGCCGTCCGCGATGGCCTGCCCGACCCATCCGGGGTGAATGGCTTCGGTCTGGTGTGGGCTGACAAGCAGCACACCCTCACCGCTGTCTCCGAAGGCCGGCCGGTAGGTTCCATGGGATGGCTGCTGCGGGACATGGCCTTCGATGGATTGCCGCGCCGCGCCGCGGGGCTGGGCGGTGTGCTGGTGCACCCCGCCCATCGAGGCCGGGGCATCGCCCGGACGGTGATCAGCGTGGCGGTCGAGCACGCACGAGCGGCCGGCGCCGAGACGATGGTTCTGCTCTGCCGCCCGGACCTGGTCCCGCTCTACACGCAGCTGGGATGGAGCCGGCTCTCCGTGCCCGTCACCGTCCAGCAGCCCGACGGCGCACGGACCTCGCCACTGACCACCATGATCTACGACCTGGCCGGCCTGCCTCATCCCACCATCAGTGTGGACCTGTGGGGCCTGCCCTTCTGA
- the ligD gene encoding non-homologous end-joining DNA ligase produces MGEAVELEAFGRTVRLSSPDKVFFPERGFTKLDLAQYYLAVGPGILRALRDRPTTLERYPDGVTGENFFQKRAPKNMPDWIPTAHITFPSGRSADEMCPTEVAAVLWAAQFGTLTFHPWPVRRADVDSPDELRLDLDPQPGTDYGDAVRAAHELRAVLDEFGGLRGWPKTSGGRGLHVFVPIEPRWTFTQVRRAAIAVGRELERRMPEQVTTKWWKEERGERIFVDYNQTARDRTIASAYSVRPRPHAPVSAPLKWEEVGDARPLDFDLATMPGRFAQLGDVHADMDDHAFSLDALLELARHDEHEHGLGDLPYPPEYPKMPGEPKRVQPSRARKD; encoded by the coding sequence ATGGGCGAAGCGGTGGAGCTGGAAGCGTTTGGTCGGACCGTGCGGCTGTCCAGCCCGGACAAGGTCTTCTTCCCGGAGCGCGGCTTCACCAAGCTCGACCTCGCCCAGTACTACCTCGCCGTCGGCCCCGGCATCCTGCGTGCGCTGCGTGACCGGCCCACCACCCTGGAGCGCTATCCGGACGGAGTGACCGGCGAGAACTTCTTCCAGAAGCGGGCGCCCAAGAACATGCCCGACTGGATTCCGACCGCCCACATCACCTTCCCCAGCGGTCGCAGCGCGGACGAGATGTGCCCGACCGAGGTCGCCGCCGTGCTGTGGGCCGCCCAGTTCGGCACCCTCACCTTCCACCCCTGGCCGGTGCGCCGCGCCGATGTCGACAGCCCCGACGAACTGCGCCTCGACCTCGACCCGCAGCCCGGTACGGACTACGGCGACGCGGTGCGCGCCGCGCACGAACTGCGGGCCGTACTCGACGAGTTCGGGGGTCTGCGCGGCTGGCCCAAGACCTCGGGCGGGCGGGGGCTGCATGTCTTCGTGCCGATCGAACCGCGATGGACGTTCACGCAGGTGCGGCGGGCGGCGATCGCCGTCGGGCGGGAGCTGGAGCGGCGGATGCCGGAGCAGGTGACCACCAAGTGGTGGAAGGAGGAACGCGGGGAGCGGATCTTCGTCGACTACAACCAGACCGCACGAGACCGCACCATCGCCTCCGCCTACTCCGTACGGCCCCGGCCGCACGCTCCGGTGTCGGCGCCCCTGAAGTGGGAGGAGGTCGGCGACGCGCGGCCGCTCGACTTCGACCTCGCGACGATGCCCGGCCGGTTCGCCCAACTCGGCGACGTCCACGCGGACATGGACGACCACGCCTTCTCCCTCGACGCCCTGCTCGAACTCGCCCGCCACGACGAACACGAGCACGGACTCGGTGACCTGCCGTATCCCCCGGAGTACCCGAAGATGCCTGGCGAGCCCAAGCGCGTACAGCCGAGCCGGGCCCGAAAGGACTGA